A segment of the Manihot esculenta cultivar AM560-2 chromosome 13, M.esculenta_v8, whole genome shotgun sequence genome:
CAGAAACTAGAAGTTAGTGTAGAATGCAATACACAAGTTATGAGAAGGAGGAGCTCATAGGCAGAtgcaacatttatatttatgagAGTGGAATAATacacttaataattaaaattaactttttaaagatctattaaaaacttaaaagattatatacaataattcattaaaaataaactctatttatgtttaaaaaaaataaaataaaataaaatatagggGCAGCTCTTGgtgtttaaatatatatatatatatattatttattaaataataataataataataataataataataataataataataatgacaaTAACGTGTACACATATATAAATTGCAAAAGGTTAAATagtctttttattttgaaaCAACAATAATTGATCTCAAATAATTCTTATTTCCTAATTTTTCTAATGAAGCAATTTAGGAGGAATATTAGCTAAAGAACAGTCGTTTGACACCTTAATCGAATGGGTACATATCAGTCGGATAAAGAATCTCAATGAATTGTTTCAAATTTCTAAACCAAACACCTTCTTAGTTACTTGATAATctacataaaaattatagattattttgagataaataaactatttttattttaaataatataatttaatatttataagtaaaataaaaaactttgtCCCTTTATTTGTTTTCAAGAAAAAAATGTTTTCTTTTTCAACTAACACGTTCGGATCataaaataacaaatataaaTCATTGTTATGGAGGTGTTCATACCCTTTTCAAAAAAGAtgacatttaataaaaaaaaaaaattaaaataaaatataaaaactttggGAAGctagaattattattattatatttttaatttttaatttaagctACCGGCATTTCAAACTAATTGGCCTAATCAATTCGAATTTACACGGCATCCTCACTAAAAGGGACAAACCTTGTTGAGTTTTCAGTTAAATATCCTTGCCAATTCCTTGGGATAAGCACTGTAATTTCGGACGAATGGATGCTAACAAGGTTCTTCACAACAGCAACGTAAATGAACAAAAGCATGGCAATAGGCAATTGCTTCACAGCAACCCTCTGTGCATCAAACGAAATTTGACAAGCATACAAAATCTATAAAGTTTGCCAAACATAATCCAATCAACTTCTTCATTTCCCATCGTTATCACAGAGTTGTATCCAATTCTGGCGTTCAGCACTAGAAGAGGCAAGAAAAGATATAATAGTTGGAATTATATCCATGCGGAAAAAAACATTGAGGAACAAATTCTTAATTGCTAAACTTCTCAATAAAAATGAGAATGCAATCAGTCATTAGTTATATGAATAAGGAAAAGTAAAATCGGCATAAACCACTGCGTTTTCATTCTGGATCAGGGGAACCACCAGGAACCAGCTGCATTGCAAAACAAATGTTAGTCTTTCTCATCCATAATTCTGAATTTTCAAACTGACCGATCGGAGCCAAAACACCGCTTTCTCTCCCCCCTTGAAATAtacaaagaaaaaggaagctgAAATCTTGAAATTTTCACGCAATGTTTAAGATATCAAAAGTATGCGAGTAACTTCACTCCCCCAAATTTATCCCATATGAATTGATTATGACTCACGAGGCGAATGTGTAATATGATTTTGATAAGCATATTGGTTGGGCCTTCAAAGCCGCAGGAATTATAATACAACTTCAACTTGATGGACTAAGACccctttttaataaattaagcaTCTGGATTCTGGCGGTTTACTTACAATGGCAATGTTGTTTCCATTTAGTAATATCTGATCAAGCTTGGTAATTCGCCGCCCTTCAGCAGTGATTTCACTGCAATATCAACAAAGAAACAGATTAAAAGAACTCAGAAACAAATACATGAAACCCTTTGAATTGACAACAAAATGTGTTTGTGCTGACTGCTGAGAGGGAGAGTGGAACAACAACAAAGAAAATACCAAATCAGGCTAAAAATGTTAGctcttttataaaataatatcagaAGCAGCATTGTCTATAATAAATGTAACAAACAGAACATCGCTTATTTAGTTGATTATTGTAGAATTTAAGTAGCATATTTcctatttattcatttattttgaaTGCTCTTACATATCTTGGCATTGGGTTGTGTTAACAAGCAAGCAGCTTCTCATATTATGTTGTTACAATTGATATAAAAGATGTACAAAACAAACCATGAAACCGTAAATCTAAACCTTCAAGACATTTCTCTAGATTGTTCAACCATCAGAAGTTTCAAATCAAAGTAATCAGTTCACTACCTTAACAAACTTGCAAATCAACTATCATTACCTCCATCAGCACATAAATATTCATGCTTCAACAACCTGTCCCATCCAAAAGAGACTATTATACATTCAGCCTCGGTGAAAGCAGCTCATTGAAAATCAGAAAGGCACCTTCAAACTATTATCCTGTGTAATAGATATggtggaaaaacaaaagaatagGCTTGCTTGAAGCCTTGAACAAAATCAATCCCCATTCCCTACTCAATCTTCTTTTCATCACCTTTCAGATTTTGCAACTTTAACAACCTCAGTATCTATATGTAAAACCAAAATACTTCCTAAAAAGGAATGAGAAATGGCTATACATAAGTCTGAAACACCACATTCCAACTGTCCTCAAACCATTCAGTCTATCAATGTTTTATTTGGCAGTTACATGGTGTTTGAATATTGGAATTCAGTAATGCACTTTTTACGGTATAGCAGGACAAAACTAAAAGCTTGAAAATATTAGAGATGTATGAATGTCCTCCTTCATCTAGCATCTCCCCATTATTCCTCAACCCCTACAATTAACAAAGACAAGAGACAGCCATACTGGAAAGCAAGTACTAGCAGAATTAAGTGAATTCAATCTGTTGGTAAAAACTCCATAATCGAGCTTAGTGGCCCTTCAAATCCTTGTTAAAGAACATGCCTGAATCACTTCATTGTCCATTTCAGCATAACCTTGCATGCCATAATCTACGAGGATTTAGATTGAACTTGAAACTTTCCCTTTAAAAGGTGGAGATGCACGTGCACCACCAATAAACAGCTATCAGctaatagaaataagatgatcAAACTCACAACAGAACCCCATCATCAGCAACGCAAAAAAGGAATCAACAATGTACTTcagattgatattttttaaaaatcttttatcATAAAAGTATCTCAAGAGAAGGGGACAGCAGAAATTGCTATGCCATTTAGTTCTATTTTGAGCTAAAACTTCACACTAACATCTGTTCTACCAGAGTCATAGTCTGTTGCACCACAACCTCAAGTCCTCTCATGAAAAACAAGTACCAACACCATAAACTAAACCCCTTGCAAATTTAcaagaaaattttcttttattcaattagaaaaaaaaaacatttgaaataaatataaaacttaaaCCAGAATCAAACTCTTGCAGGCTACTATCTTTACTAAAACCCTAATCTGAAAGAGAAAACCCCAAGAGGACATACTATTCAGTGACATCTTCGAGGACCATGTTTACATAGACGTCGAAGCCTCTGAGAGTACCAACGAGCTCCTTGTCTCCTTTCATTATCACCCATATTTTCGACCCTATGCACCTGTCTATTAGCTCTGCAAGAAAtcaagataataataataagttacATTTTCCTGGTTAATTTTTCTCCAgaaaaaatgaaagagaaaattaataatagaGGATTTGGTTATTGCGGACCTGATGGAAGGAGCTGAGAGGGGTTATTGGCCATGGGATTCAAAGGAAGAAGCCTCGGCAGTGAGAGCACTACAGTGTCCTCGCCCGCGATATTCAGTTTTCACCGCGCCTCTGTCCTTCCATTGGCGGATAAATCACGAGATGACGAAAATAGCCCCAAAGACTTCAGTAGTTCTTAAATCTTAAAcatcatattatatata
Coding sequences within it:
- the LOC110629334 gene encoding sm-like protein LSM5 isoform X2, whose product is MANNPSQLLPSELIDRCIGSKIWVIMKGDKELVGTLRGFDVYVNMVLEDVTEYEITAEGRRITKLDQILLNGNNIAILVPGGSPDPE
- the LOC110629334 gene encoding sm-like protein LSM5 isoform X1, coding for MANNPSQLLPSELIDRCIGSKIWVIMKGDKELVGTLRGFDVYVNMVLEDVTEYEITAEGRRITKLDQILLNGNNIAIGGEKAVFWLRSVSLKIQNYG